One Halocalculus aciditolerans DNA segment encodes these proteins:
- a CDS encoding SDR family NAD(P)-dependent oxidoreductase — protein MTLDSFDLDGAVVVVTGGTRGIGRAISEGFADANAAAVVPTSRTETDVEAAADAVRERGADSLVAPLDVTDDDAVDDAFARVEAEFGGVDVLVNNAGINAEGALGTPERVEMDAYDQVTDVNLRAAFRCTQAAASSLRERGGSVVNVASVGGLVGLPRQHPYVASKHGLVGITKSMALDWAPDVRVNALAPGYVATDLTADLQENEELRASIERRTPLDRFAEPEEIAGPAVFLASDAASYLTGECLAADGGWTAR, from the coding sequence GTGACGCTCGATTCGTTCGACCTCGACGGCGCAGTGGTAGTGGTGACGGGCGGGACGCGCGGCATCGGCCGCGCGATAAGCGAGGGGTTCGCGGACGCGAACGCGGCGGCCGTCGTCCCGACCTCGCGGACCGAGACGGACGTGGAAGCGGCCGCCGACGCCGTCCGCGAGCGCGGCGCGGACTCGCTCGTCGCGCCGCTCGACGTGACCGACGACGACGCCGTGGACGACGCCTTCGCGCGCGTCGAAGCCGAGTTCGGCGGCGTCGACGTCCTCGTGAACAACGCCGGCATCAACGCCGAGGGCGCGCTCGGCACGCCCGAACGGGTCGAGATGGACGCCTACGATCAAGTGACGGACGTGAACCTCCGCGCGGCCTTCCGCTGCACGCAGGCGGCCGCGTCCTCACTGCGCGAGCGCGGCGGGAGCGTCGTGAACGTCGCGAGCGTCGGCGGCCTCGTCGGCCTCCCGCGCCAGCACCCCTACGTCGCCTCGAAGCACGGGCTCGTCGGCATCACGAAGTCGATGGCGCTCGACTGGGCCCCCGACGTCCGCGTGAACGCGCTCGCGCCCGGCTACGTCGCCACCGACCTCACCGCGGACCTCCAGGAGAACGAGGAGCTGCGGGCGTCCATCGAGCGACGCACGCCCCTCGACCGGTTCGCGGAGCCGGAGGAAATCGCGGGGCCGGCGGTCTTCCTCGCGAGCGACGCGGCGAGCTACCTCACGGGTGAGTGTCTCGCCGCCGACGGCGGCTGGACCGCTCGCTGA
- a CDS encoding MFS transporter, with product MSAREDAGLDPWLTLAGIWVLSFVVNAYLIVPSSVLPLIMADTGVDHATAAWVISGAFLSWSLTNLGVGVGIDRYGDYTVCAVGTLVVAVAGVWGYYAGVDGAFGSLVASRVVAGVAIGGIWTAGSNLVGRTFHSSRAGTALGLFTTSAPAGLAVGQLFGPRVADAAGWPVAIGLFGVAALGGFALFALAHGRTDPVDAPAATSAFRNVRAALSEPAVRYGCAFGFAAYSLFLIFNSWLPTYLSQDLGVSLAAGGVVVAVFPAMGVVSRAAGGVVSDRYLGQRRLPIVVTSFLVTLPVVAVVAFVTDVTVLLAALVVAGFAVQLSIGILYSYVREAVDETIAGTALSLLGAASIFGAFSAPIAAGSLIEGSGYVAAFGYAAALAAVGLALTWLAPAN from the coding sequence ATGAGCGCGCGCGAGGACGCCGGCCTCGACCCCTGGCTCACGCTCGCCGGCATCTGGGTGCTCTCCTTCGTCGTCAACGCCTACCTCATCGTCCCGTCGAGCGTCCTCCCGCTCATCATGGCCGACACCGGCGTCGACCACGCCACCGCCGCCTGGGTTATTAGCGGTGCCTTCCTCTCCTGGTCGCTCACCAACCTCGGCGTCGGCGTCGGCATCGACCGCTACGGCGACTACACCGTGTGCGCGGTCGGCACGCTCGTCGTCGCCGTCGCCGGCGTCTGGGGCTATTACGCCGGCGTCGACGGGGCCTTCGGCTCCCTCGTCGCCTCCCGCGTCGTCGCCGGCGTCGCCATCGGCGGCATCTGGACCGCCGGCTCGAACCTCGTCGGCCGCACGTTCCACTCGAGCCGGGCCGGCACCGCCCTCGGCCTCTTCACGACGAGCGCCCCCGCCGGCCTCGCCGTCGGCCAGCTCTTCGGCCCGCGCGTCGCCGACGCCGCCGGCTGGCCCGTCGCCATTGGGCTCTTCGGTGTCGCCGCCCTCGGCGGCTTCGCGCTCTTCGCGCTCGCCCACGGCCGCACCGACCCCGTCGACGCCCCCGCCGCGACCTCCGCGTTTCGTAATGTTCGCGCCGCCCTCTCCGAGCCCGCCGTCCGCTACGGCTGCGCCTTCGGCTTCGCCGCCTACTCGCTCTTCCTCATCTTCAACTCCTGGCTCCCCACCTACCTCTCCCAGGACCTCGGCGTCTCCCTCGCCGCCGGCGGCGTCGTCGTCGCCGTCTTCCCCGCGATGGGCGTCGTCTCCCGCGCGGCCGGCGGCGTCGTCTCCGACCGCTACCTCGGCCAGCGCCGCCTCCCCATCGTCGTCACGTCCTTCCTCGTCACGCTCCCCGTCGTCGCCGTCGTCGCGTTCGTCACCGACGTCACCGTCCTCCTCGCCGCGCTCGTCGTCGCCGGGTTCGCCGTCCAGCTCTCCATCGGCATCCTCTACAGCTACGTCCGGGAGGCCGTCGACGAGACCATCGCCGGCACCGCGCTCAGCCTCCTCGGTGCCGCCTCCATCTTCGGCGCGTTCTCCGCGCCCATCGCCGCCGGCTCCCTCATCGAGGGCTCCGGCTACGTCGCCGCCTTCGGCTACGCCGCCGCGCTCGCCGCGGTCGGCCTCGCGCTCACCTGGCTCGCCCCGGCGAACTAA
- a CDS encoding zinc metalloprotease: MNVTRTELRDLLVAWVALGVAFAFLQLRLDPTELVTVFTVPGFYRLLAVTMLTAGVGFLLHELAHKVVAVHYGQYAEFRADYGMLLLAVASGLAGFLFAAPGAVHHRGRLTDRQGGLIALAGPVTNLVLAGGFYALSLAGGVVAAVAGYGVTINLLLAGFNMLPYGPLDGRKVRAWSTAVWAATAVPCVGLAVYVLFF, encoded by the coding sequence ATGAACGTCACCCGGACCGAGCTCCGCGACCTCCTCGTCGCCTGGGTGGCGCTCGGCGTCGCCTTCGCCTTCCTCCAGCTCCGCCTCGACCCGACGGAGCTCGTGACCGTGTTCACCGTTCCGGGGTTCTACCGGCTCCTCGCGGTCACGATGCTCACCGCGGGCGTCGGCTTCCTCCTCCACGAACTCGCGCACAAGGTCGTCGCCGTCCACTACGGCCAGTACGCGGAGTTCCGCGCGGACTACGGCATGCTCCTCCTCGCCGTGGCGAGCGGCCTCGCCGGCTTCCTCTTCGCCGCCCCCGGCGCGGTCCACCACCGCGGCCGCCTCACCGACCGCCAGGGCGGCCTCATCGCGCTCGCCGGCCCCGTCACTAACCTCGTCCTCGCCGGGGGCTTCTACGCCCTCTCCCTCGCCGGCGGCGTCGTCGCCGCCGTCGCCGGCTACGGCGTGACGATCAACCTCCTGCTCGCCGGCTTCAACATGCTCCCCTACGGCCCGCTCGACGGCCGGAAAGTCCGCGCGTGGAGCACCGCGGTCTGGGCCGCCACCGCCGTCCCCTGCGTCGGCCTCGCCGTCTACGTCCTCTTCTTCTGA
- a CDS encoding TraB/GumN family protein — protein MSDSAASERGSVRVVGTAHVSHESVEEVERVIEEEEPDAVAVELDEGRYRQMKGETPDDIDPKDLLRGSMAFQFLAYWLLSYVQTRLGEKFDIQPGADMLAAVETAEALGIEVALVDRNIQVTIQRFWTRMGILEKLRLVGGLALGVADGYTIGAALGGFVGVFAGIAAEAVAGPFLVVPPTLSSAILTAALSVLASVVEVVAIALAAALVGAAVLGTLLRLTEPEGTDVEELDMAELMDQDVVSVMMDEFRRFSPNGAEALIDERDAYLAHGIHALRMQGKDVVAVIGAGHREGVEAYLENPDSLPPMESLTGRAEKRFSLFKAVGVLITLGFLVFFALLVMAGVSNLVLLKVFAAWFLFNGIFAGGLAYAAGARPQSALVGGLVAWLTSLNPLLAPGWFAGYVELRYTKVSISDISTLNALLSDEERPVRDLFADMLDVPLFKLIAIVAVTNLGSFVASILFPFVVLPFVSGFDSVDAVTAAMRAGIQNSIDLLTSLA, from the coding sequence ATGAGCGATTCCGCCGCGTCCGAGCGTGGGTCGGTCCGCGTCGTCGGGACGGCACACGTCTCTCACGAGAGCGTGGAGGAAGTCGAACGCGTCATCGAGGAGGAGGAGCCGGACGCCGTCGCGGTCGAACTCGACGAGGGCCGCTACCGGCAGATGAAGGGTGAGACGCCGGACGACATCGACCCGAAGGACCTCCTGCGGGGGAGTATGGCCTTCCAGTTCCTCGCGTACTGGCTGCTCTCCTACGTGCAGACGCGGCTCGGCGAGAAGTTCGACATCCAGCCGGGCGCGGACATGCTCGCGGCGGTCGAGACCGCGGAGGCCCTCGGTATCGAGGTCGCGCTGGTCGACCGGAACATCCAGGTGACGATTCAGCGGTTCTGGACGCGGATGGGGATACTGGAGAAACTCCGGTTGGTCGGCGGGCTCGCGCTCGGCGTGGCGGACGGCTACACCATCGGCGCGGCGCTCGGCGGGTTCGTCGGCGTCTTCGCCGGCATCGCCGCGGAAGCCGTCGCCGGGCCGTTCCTCGTCGTGCCGCCGACGCTCTCCTCGGCGATTCTCACGGCCGCACTCAGCGTGCTCGCGAGCGTCGTCGAAGTCGTCGCCATCGCGCTCGCCGCCGCGCTCGTCGGCGCGGCCGTCCTCGGGACGCTCCTCCGCCTCACCGAACCCGAGGGCACGGACGTCGAGGAGCTCGACATGGCGGAGCTGATGGACCAGGACGTGGTCTCCGTGATGATGGACGAGTTCCGGCGGTTCAGCCCGAACGGCGCTGAAGCCCTCATCGACGAGCGCGACGCCTACCTCGCCCACGGCATTCACGCCCTGCGGATGCAGGGGAAGGACGTCGTCGCCGTCATCGGCGCGGGCCACCGCGAAGGCGTCGAAGCCTACCTCGAAAACCCCGACAGCCTCCCGCCCATGGAGTCTCTTACTGGTCGTGCGGAGAAGCGCTTCAGCCTCTTCAAGGCCGTCGGCGTCCTCATCACCCTCGGCTTCCTCGTCTTCTTCGCCCTCCTCGTCATGGCGGGCGTCTCCAACCTCGTGTTGCTGAAGGTCTTCGCCGCCTGGTTCCTCTTTAACGGTATCTTCGCGGGCGGCCTCGCCTACGCGGCGGGCGCACGCCCCCAGTCCGCGCTCGTCGGCGGCCTCGTCGCGTGGCTCACCAGCCTCAACCCCCTCCTCGCGCCCGGCTGGTTCGCCGGCTACGTCGAACTCCGCTACACGAAGGTCAGCATCTCGGACATCTCCACGCTGAACGCCCTCCTCAGCGACGAGGAGCGCCCCGTCCGCGACCTCTTCGCCGACATGCTCGACGTCCCGCTCTTCAAGCTCATCGCCATCGTCGCCGTCACGAACCTCGGGAGCTTCGTCGCGAGCATCCTCTTCCCCTTCGTCGTCCTCCCCTTCGTCTCCGGGTTCGACTCCGTCGACGCCGTCACCGCCGCGATGCGCGCCGGCATCCAGAACAGCATCGACCTCCTGACGAGCCTCGCATGA
- a CDS encoding ferredoxin--NADP reductase, giving the protein MTSLLEQYGIHSVSELPLVTDTGHISHVNAFDRHREHEMRAAVSRILTEHGLADAVAGEQVNWQQAMTDAERLPRHHRSKLRELRDRIERDFPSLVEITVDIDGDIDYAAGQFVGFRYDGRSRAYSLSSSPNDDDLALCIRRVPGGRMTDHLLSNAQVGDDVTIRGPQGHFTLDEDSTKDLAFLATGTGVAPLRGMIRYLYQEDLAEDRDVWLFYGTAWKDDLAYREEFRQLDEEHRGFHFVPTLTRERTVTTWRGETDYVQQTFCKYLADGVDPAGLNADLRKCLREAPNTDAPATIDPDELQVYACGISLMVNTLEDVVHAVGVPESDVYSEGFG; this is encoded by the coding sequence ATGACGTCGCTCCTGGAGCAGTACGGTATTCACTCGGTCTCGGAACTCCCGCTCGTCACCGACACCGGCCACATCTCCCACGTCAACGCCTTCGACCGCCACCGCGAACACGAGATGCGCGCGGCGGTCTCCCGCATCCTCACCGAACACGGCCTCGCGGACGCCGTCGCCGGCGAGCAGGTGAACTGGCAGCAGGCGATGACGGACGCCGAACGCCTCCCCCGCCATCACCGCTCGAAACTCCGCGAGCTCCGCGACCGCATCGAACGCGACTTCCCGAGTCTCGTCGAGATAACGGTGGACATCGACGGCGACATCGACTACGCCGCCGGCCAGTTCGTCGGCTTCCGCTACGACGGGCGCTCACGGGCCTACTCGCTCTCCTCCTCGCCGAACGACGACGACCTCGCGCTCTGCATCCGGCGGGTGCCCGGCGGCCGCATGACGGACCACTTGCTCTCGAACGCACAGGTCGGAGACGACGTGACGATTCGCGGCCCCCAGGGCCACTTCACGCTCGACGAGGACTCCACGAAGGACCTCGCTTTCCTCGCGACCGGGACGGGCGTCGCCCCGCTCCGCGGGATGATTCGCTACCTCTACCAGGAGGACTTGGCCGAGGACCGCGACGTCTGGCTCTTCTACGGCACCGCGTGGAAGGACGACCTCGCGTACCGCGAGGAGTTCCGGCAACTGGACGAGGAACACCGCGGGTTCCACTTCGTCCCGACGCTCACGCGCGAGCGGACGGTGACGACGTGGCGCGGCGAGACGGACTACGTCCAGCAGACGTTCTGCAAGTACCTCGCCGACGGCGTCGACCCGGCCGGCCTCAACGCCGACCTCCGGAAGTGCCTCCGCGAGGCCCCGAACACCGACGCGCCCGCGACCATCGACCCCGACGAACTCCAGGTCTACGCCTGCGGCATCTCCCTCATGGTCAACACCTTAGAGGACGTCGTGCACGCCGTCGGCGTCCCCGAATCCGACGTCTACTCCGAGGGGTTCGGGTAG
- a CDS encoding acyl-CoA thioesterase: MDVLDTVIENRFMVQPNHANINGTCHGGNVMKWMDEVGAMSAMRFAGQPVVTARMNEVNFKRPVPIGDTAAIEAYVYQAGTTSVRVRLRAYAENPRTGEKRLTTESYFVYVAIDDDGEPNEVPPLTVDSVEGEELREDALTEEPDHVE, translated from the coding sequence ATGGACGTTCTGGACACCGTCATCGAGAACCGCTTCATGGTGCAGCCGAACCACGCGAACATCAACGGGACCTGCCACGGGGGGAACGTGATGAAGTGGATGGACGAGGTCGGCGCGATGTCCGCGATGCGCTTCGCCGGCCAGCCCGTCGTCACCGCGCGCATGAACGAGGTGAACTTCAAACGCCCCGTCCCCATCGGCGACACCGCCGCCATCGAGGCGTACGTCTATCAGGCGGGAACGACGAGCGTCCGCGTCCGCCTCCGCGCGTACGCCGAGAACCCCCGGACGGGCGAGAAGCGCCTCACCACGGAGTCCTACTTCGTCTACGTCGCCATCGACGACGACGGCGAGCCGAACGAGGTCCCGCCGCTCACCGTCGACAGCGTCGAGGGCGAGGAGCTCCGCGAGGACGCGCTCACCGAGGAGCCCGACCACGTCGAATGA
- a CDS encoding DUF368 domain-containing protein, translated as MPARDLAVVYLKGACMGAADAVPGVSGGTIALITGIYERLVNAVASLDPRDVLALVPLLAAARHAEPRAELRAELLRMDVPFLTVLAVGVLSAVVTVANVVTAATAVAPGPTYAFFFGLVAASVVVLRADFTLSSPRLLGIAVAGFALAFLVSGQASGGTGTTNLLVVFLTGALAICAMVLPGISGSLILLTIGQYLVMTTAVHSLTRALFRGNLAAATDPFLVLAVFSTGALIGLLTFARVVSYAFDHYRTATLTFLIALMAGSLRAPGEQVLAETPAWTPTAVAALLAAAAVGGGLVAALDHYTNDLGY; from the coding sequence ATGCCTGCACGCGACCTCGCCGTCGTGTATCTGAAGGGCGCGTGCATGGGCGCGGCGGACGCGGTTCCGGGCGTCTCCGGCGGCACAATCGCCCTCATCACGGGCATCTACGAGCGCCTCGTGAACGCGGTCGCGTCGCTCGACCCGCGCGACGTTCTCGCGCTCGTCCCGCTTCTCGCGGCCGCCCGCCACGCCGAGCCGCGCGCGGAACTCCGCGCGGAGCTCCTCCGGATGGACGTTCCCTTCCTCACGGTGCTCGCGGTCGGCGTCCTCTCCGCGGTCGTCACCGTCGCGAACGTCGTGACGGCGGCGACGGCGGTCGCGCCCGGCCCGACGTACGCGTTCTTCTTCGGGCTCGTCGCCGCCTCCGTCGTCGTCCTCCGCGCCGACTTCACACTCAGTAGCCCGCGCCTCCTCGGCATCGCCGTCGCCGGATTCGCGCTCGCGTTCCTCGTCAGCGGGCAGGCGTCCGGCGGCACCGGCACGACGAACCTCCTCGTCGTCTTCCTCACCGGCGCGCTCGCCATCTGCGCGATGGTCCTCCCCGGCATCTCCGGCTCCCTCATCCTCCTCACCATCGGCCAGTACCTCGTGATGACGACCGCCGTCCACTCGCTCACCCGCGCGCTCTTCCGCGGCAACCTCGCCGCCGCGACCGACCCCTTCCTCGTCCTCGCCGTCTTCTCCACCGGCGCGCTCATCGGCCTCCTCACCTTCGCGCGCGTCGTCTCCTACGCCTTCGACCACTACCGCACCGCGACGCTCACCTTCCTCATCGCGCTCATGGCCGGGTCGCTTCGCGCGCCCGGCGAACAGGTCCTCGCCGAAACGCCCGCGTGGACGCCCACCGCCGTCGCGGCGCTCCTCGCCGCCGCCGCCGTCGGCGGCGGCCTCGTCGCCGCCCTCGACCACTACACCAACGACCTCGGCTACTGA
- a CDS encoding oligosaccharyl transferase, archaeosortase A system-associated: protein MSSDASGGPSISREDALAYAREWYHVAALALVIVFMFAIRVQAWQKFIVNGKVYFSGNDPWYHLRQVMYTVQHYPSVMPFDVWTGFPTGKTVGQFGTLFDQIVATVALVIGLGSPSDHTIAMTLLFEPAVAGALTAIPVYFLGKRLGGRLGGVVSAVVLALLPGLFLGRSLVGVADHNGTEPLFQAFAVLATMVALTAAQRDYPVWEQVVDRDWDALRSVVGWSALAGVATGLYLWVWPPGVLLVGVFAAFYTVAMCGEYARGNSPDHVAFVGVISMVVTFVMALVPVGESGFAAAAPTLLQPALALLTAGGVVFLAWFAREWDERAVEREYYPAAVVGILIVVAAISAVLLPGVFDKLVNQLVRFVGFTTGATTRTVGEAQPFLGGASTGAAEKFATISQQYGATFYTALLGAAVLIYEPLVRSEKTNELYYAIVSVVAIVLVFFFPNLIVPGVAGALGIDATFLGILVVGGLLFGAVGLTDRSAAAKLLLVYGMFIVSAAFTQVRFNYYLVVPVAVLNGYLVYWIADLLWNGEFNASDIRGDQVIAVAVVLLVLVVPLAAPVSAWTADDPHVTQAGAAADSNGPGSVVGWDSMLTWMNSSTPAEGNYNGTGNADQLDYYGTYSKTDDYQYPDGAYGVMSWWDYGHWITTNGERIPVANPFQQNAEVAANFLLAPNETAAQDVLNNLGESGEQTKYVAVDWKMATTQGQNGKFFAPTVYTSMNVSQYDYFQNFAKVSSQNGQLAYEQNLGTVHTQKYYESLIVRLYRYQGSAVQPSPVVVDWDYTARTNDGTPAARYYQQNGQNDTAYKQFNSMQAARNYVQNDSVDQFGEPTSQVGGVGKYPSEFVPALQHYRMVGTSTDYAPARQVIQGERFSNIPTWAKLYERVPGATVQGQGPANSTVRASVQMDATRIGQNATFTYTQYAQTDENGDFTMTLPYSTTGYSEYGPENGHTNVSVRATGSYEFTAGQQVVMKNGSLQVVPAYSANASVSEGQVIGEDPSAVTVTLEQTASQPPTNSTSGTSTSGDTTASLVEPDTLDADTAALA from the coding sequence ATGAGTAGCGACGCTTCGGGAGGCCCCTCCATCTCCCGAGAAGACGCGTTGGCGTACGCCAGGGAGTGGTATCACGTCGCTGCGCTCGCGCTCGTCATCGTGTTCATGTTCGCGATACGGGTGCAGGCGTGGCAGAAATTCATCGTCAACGGGAAGGTGTACTTCTCCGGAAACGACCCCTGGTACCACCTCCGGCAGGTGATGTACACGGTACAGCACTACCCGAGCGTCATGCCGTTCGACGTCTGGACGGGCTTCCCGACCGGGAAGACCGTCGGTCAGTTCGGCACGCTCTTCGACCAGATCGTCGCGACGGTCGCGCTCGTCATCGGCCTCGGAAGCCCGTCCGACCACACTATCGCGATGACGCTCCTCTTCGAGCCGGCAGTCGCGGGCGCGCTCACAGCGATTCCCGTCTACTTCCTCGGGAAGCGCCTCGGCGGCCGCCTCGGCGGCGTCGTCTCCGCCGTGGTCCTCGCGCTCCTCCCCGGCCTCTTCCTCGGCCGGAGTCTCGTCGGCGTCGCCGACCACAACGGCACGGAGCCGCTCTTCCAGGCGTTCGCCGTGCTCGCGACGATGGTCGCGCTCACCGCCGCCCAGCGCGACTACCCCGTCTGGGAGCAGGTCGTCGACCGCGATTGGGACGCCCTGCGCAGCGTCGTCGGGTGGAGCGCGCTCGCCGGTGTCGCCACCGGCCTCTACCTCTGGGTGTGGCCGCCGGGCGTCCTCCTCGTCGGCGTCTTCGCCGCGTTCTACACCGTCGCGATGTGCGGCGAGTACGCCCGCGGGAACAGCCCTGACCACGTCGCCTTCGTCGGCGTCATCAGCATGGTCGTCACGTTCGTGATGGCGCTCGTGCCGGTCGGCGAGAGCGGGTTCGCCGCGGCCGCGCCGACCCTCCTCCAGCCCGCGCTCGCGCTCCTCACCGCCGGCGGCGTCGTCTTCCTCGCGTGGTTCGCCCGCGAGTGGGACGAACGCGCTGTCGAACGCGAATACTATCCGGCCGCCGTCGTCGGCATCCTCATCGTCGTCGCCGCTATCTCCGCGGTCCTCCTCCCCGGCGTCTTCGACAAGCTCGTGAACCAGCTCGTGCGGTTCGTCGGGTTCACGACCGGCGCGACGACCCGGACCGTCGGCGAAGCGCAGCCGTTCCTCGGCGGCGCGTCGACCGGCGCGGCAGAGAAGTTCGCCACCATCAGCCAGCAGTACGGCGCGACGTTCTACACGGCGCTCCTCGGCGCGGCCGTCCTCATCTACGAGCCGCTCGTCCGCTCCGAGAAGACCAACGAACTCTACTACGCTATCGTCTCCGTCGTCGCCATCGTCCTCGTCTTCTTCTTCCCTAACCTCATCGTTCCGGGCGTCGCCGGCGCGCTCGGCATCGACGCGACCTTCCTCGGTATCCTCGTCGTCGGCGGCCTCCTCTTCGGGGCCGTCGGCCTCACCGACCGGTCCGCCGCGGCGAAACTCCTACTAGTCTATGGGATGTTCATCGTCTCCGCCGCCTTCACGCAGGTCCGCTTCAACTACTACCTCGTCGTCCCGGTCGCCGTCCTGAACGGCTACCTCGTCTACTGGATCGCCGACCTCCTCTGGAACGGCGAGTTCAACGCGAGCGACATCCGCGGCGACCAAGTCATCGCCGTCGCCGTCGTCCTCCTCGTGCTCGTCGTCCCGCTCGCCGCCCCCGTCTCCGCGTGGACGGCCGACGACCCGCACGTCACGCAGGCCGGCGCGGCCGCCGACTCGAACGGCCCCGGCTCGGTCGTCGGATGGGACTCCATGCTCACGTGGATGAACTCCTCCACGCCCGCGGAGGGGAACTACAACGGCACCGGTAACGCCGACCAGCTCGACTACTACGGCACGTACTCGAAGACCGACGACTACCAGTATCCGGACGGCGCGTACGGCGTGATGTCCTGGTGGGACTACGGCCACTGGATCACGACGAACGGCGAACGCATCCCGGTCGCCAACCCGTTCCAGCAGAACGCCGAAGTCGCCGCGAACTTCCTGCTCGCGCCGAACGAGACGGCCGCGCAGGACGTGCTCAACAACCTCGGTGAGAGCGGCGAGCAGACGAAGTACGTCGCCGTCGACTGGAAGATGGCGACGACACAGGGCCAGAACGGGAAGTTCTTCGCCCCGACCGTCTACACGTCGATGAACGTCTCGCAGTACGACTACTTCCAGAACTTCGCGAAGGTCTCGAGTCAGAACGGCCAGCTCGCCTACGAGCAGAACCTCGGCACCGTCCACACGCAGAAGTACTACGAGAGCCTCATCGTCCGGCTCTACCGGTACCAGGGCTCCGCCGTCCAGCCGAGCCCGGTCGTCGTCGACTGGGACTACACGGCGCGGACGAACGACGGGACGCCCGCCGCTCGCTACTACCAGCAGAACGGGCAGAACGACACGGCGTACAAGCAGTTCAACTCGATGCAGGCCGCGCGGAACTACGTGCAGAACGACTCCGTCGACCAGTTCGGTGAGCCGACGAGCCAGGTCGGCGGCGTCGGCAAATACCCCTCGGAGTTCGTGCCCGCGCTCCAGCACTACCGCATGGTCGGGACGAGCACGGACTACGCGCCCGCCCGCCAGGTCATTCAGGGTGAGCGCTTCTCGAACATCCCGACGTGGGCGAAGCTCTACGAGCGCGTCCCCGGCGCGACCGTCCAGGGACAGGGCCCGGCGAACAGCACGGTCCGCGCGAGCGTCCAGATGGACGCGACGCGCATCGGCCAGAACGCGACGTTCACCTACACGCAGTACGCGCAGACCGACGAGAACGGTGACTTCACGATGACGCTCCCGTACTCGACGACCGGCTACAGCGAGTACGGCCCGGAGAACGGACACACGAACGTCAGCGTCCGCGCGACCGGCTCGTACGAGTTCACGGCCGGCCAGCAGGTCGTCATGAAGAACGGCAGCCTCCAGGTCGTCCCGGCCTACTCCGCGAACGCCAGCGTCTCCGAAGGCCAGGTCATCGGCGAAGACCCGAGCGCGGTCACCGTGACCCTCGAACAGACCGCCAGCCAGCCCCCGACCAACTCGACGTCCGGCACCTCAACGTCAGGTGACACGACGGCGTCGCTCGTCGAACCCGACACGCTCGACGCCGACACCGCCGCACTCGCCTAA
- the aglG gene encoding glucosyl-dolichyl phosphate glucuronosyltransferase, whose product MRVSVVLCTYTLDMYDHFREAADSVLAQSHGDVELVVVVDGYEDVYDTVNEDYGGIENVQVHCNDENQGLLISRNRGAAYATGDVVAFIDDDAVADEDWLVGLVDAYEHADALAAGGKLLPQWVAGKPDFLPEEFYWLVGAQHAGFADGPGEVRNTFGSNISFRRDIFEDLGGFDPEIGGRKGEKNLQGGETELCARLRREYDRGVYYVPSAEVEHKIFDYRTDFRWLCDRAFWQGYSKRAMEELLPDSGGEETDFLAFLLLTATPQRLKALLTGPSLPKAKQLVTLYVFTALVGFGYLYGVATR is encoded by the coding sequence ATGCGGGTCTCCGTCGTCCTCTGTACGTACACGCTCGATATGTACGACCACTTCCGCGAGGCCGCCGACAGCGTCCTCGCGCAGTCTCACGGCGACGTCGAACTCGTCGTCGTCGTCGACGGCTACGAGGACGTCTACGACACCGTGAACGAGGACTACGGAGGCATCGAAAACGTCCAAGTCCACTGTAACGACGAGAATCAGGGGCTCCTGATTAGTCGGAACCGCGGCGCGGCGTACGCCACCGGGGACGTCGTCGCGTTCATCGACGACGACGCCGTCGCCGACGAGGACTGGCTCGTCGGCCTCGTCGACGCCTACGAGCACGCCGACGCCCTCGCCGCCGGCGGGAAACTCCTCCCCCAGTGGGTCGCCGGGAAACCCGACTTCCTCCCCGAGGAGTTCTACTGGCTCGTCGGCGCGCAACACGCCGGCTTCGCCGACGGCCCCGGCGAAGTCCGCAACACCTTCGGCTCCAACATCAGCTTCAGAAGAGACATCTTCGAGGACCTCGGCGGGTTCGACCCCGAGATCGGCGGCCGGAAGGGCGAGAAGAACCTCCAGGGCGGCGAGACCGAGCTCTGCGCGCGCCTCCGACGCGAGTACGACCGCGGCGTCTACTACGTTCCGTCCGCCGAAGTCGAACACAAGATCTTCGACTACCGCACGGACTTCCGCTGGCTCTGTGACCGCGCGTTCTGGCAGGGCTACTCGAAACGCGCCATGGAGGAGCTCCTCCCCGACTCCGGCGGCGAGGAGACCGACTTCCTCGCCTTCCTCCTCCTCACCGCCACCCCGCAGCGGCTGAAAGCCCTCCTCACCGGCCCCTCCCTCCCGAAAGCGAAGCAGCTCGTCACGCTCTACGTCTTCACCGCGCTCGTCGGGTTCGGCTATCTCTACGGCGTCGCCACGCGGTAG